The DNA sequence GGCGTCCTGGGGTATCTGTACCTTGCCCACGTTCTTCATCCTCTTCTTGCCTTCCTTCTGCTTTTCCAGCAATTTTCTCTTACGTGTTACGTCACCGCCATAGCATTTGGCAAGGACATTTTTCCTCAGGGCCCTTACGACCTCCCGGGCGATCACCCTGTTGCCTATGGACGCCTGGATGACCACCTCGAACATCTGGCGCGGGATGAGGCCTCTCATCTTTCCTGCCAACTCCCGGCCCCTGTAATAGGCCTTCTCCCGGGGAACAATGATCGACAGGGCATCAACCGCCTCACCGTTGACCCTGAGGTCCAGTTTGACCAGATCCCCCGGGCGGTATCCCTCCGGGTCGTAATCGAAGGACGCGTAGCCTTTGCTGATGGATTTGAGCCTGTCGTAAAAGTCGAAGATAACCTCAGCCAGGGGAAGGTCGTACTCCAGAATGACCCTTCGCCCCTCCAGATAGTTCATGGCCTTCTGTTCACCTCTCCTCTCCGTAAGGAGGGCCAGTATCCCTCCCAGGTAGTTGTCGGGGACCATGATGGTGGCACGGACATAGGGCTCATGGATCTCCGCGATGTCGCCGGCGCCCGGCAGTCTGGCCGGGTTGTCCACATCAGACCATCCACCATCCGTCTTTTTGACCCGGTAGACAACGGTAGGCGCCGTAGTAACAAGATCCAGCTCAAAGTGGCGTTCAAGGCGTTCCTGAACCACCTCCATGTGCAGCATTCCCAAAAACCCGCACCTGAACCCGAAGCCAAGGGCCTCGGAGGTCTCCGGTTCATAGGCCAGAGAGGAATCGTTGAGCTGAAGCCTCTCCAGAGCCTCCCTGAGGGCGGAAAAATCCTCGCTCACGGCAGGATAAAGCCCCGCGAAGACCATGGGGCGTACAGCCCGAAATCCCGGCAACACAGCCGTAGCGGGCCTGGATTGCTGTGTTACCGTGTCCCCAACCTGCATGACCTTGATGTCTTTAAGCCCGGTCACCAGATATCCGACTTCGCCCGCGGAGAGGCGCTGAACGGCAACCGCCGCCGGGGTAAAAACACCCAACTCCCCCACATCGTGGACCCCCCCCTGGACCATCAGACGAATCTCGTCCTTCGGTCTCAGAATCCCATCGAAGACCCTGAGCAGGGATACAACGCCCACGTAGTTATCGTACCAGGAATCCATGATCAGCGCCCTGGTCAGGCCGGAAGGATCGCCCTTTGGCGGCGGCACTCTATTGACGATAGCCTCCAGCAGGGCCGGCACGCCGGTGCCGGCCTTGGCGCTGACCTCGAGAACATCCTCGGGATCAATTCCAAGGACGGATTTCAGCTCTTCCCTTACGCGGCCGGGGTCCGCGCTTGGAAGGTCAATCTTGTTGATGACCGGGATTATCACCAGGTCCTGTTCCACAGCGAGGTAGGTGTTGGCAATTGTCTGGGCCTCCACCCCCTGGGACGCGTCCACTACCAGGACCGCGCCTTCACAGGCGGCAAGGGAACGGGAGACCTCATATGTGAAATCCACGTGGCCCGGTGTGTCAATGAGGTTCAGCTGATACAGATGCCCGTTATCCGCCCTGTAGGAAAGGCGGGCCGTCTGGGCCTTGATGGTGATGCCCCTCTCCCGCTCGATGTCCATGGAATCGAGAATCTGCTCCGTCATATCCCTTTTGGCCACCGCCCCGGTAATCTCAAGAATCCTGTCGGCCAGAGTGTACTGGCCCTGACTTATGTTGGCTATTATGGAGAAATTTCTGATCTGAACCTGTTTCACTTCTCTTTCC is a window from the bacterium BMS3Abin14 genome containing:
- the lepA gene encoding elongation factor 4, which translates into the protein MKQVQIRNFSIIANISQGQYTLADRILEITGAVAKRDMTEQILDSMDIERERGITIKAQTARLSYRADNGHLYQLNLIDTPGHVDFTYEVSRSLAACEGAVLVVDASQGVEAQTIANTYLAVEQDLVIIPVINKIDLPSADPGRVREELKSVLGIDPEDVLEVSAKAGTGVPALLEAIVNRVPPPKGDPSGLTRALIMDSWYDNYVGVVSLLRVFDGILRPKDEIRLMVQGGVHDVGELGVFTPAAVAVQRLSAGEVGYLVTGLKDIKVMQVGDTVTQQSRPATAVLPGFRAVRPMVFAGLYPAVSEDFSALREALERLQLNDSSLAYEPETSEALGFGFRCGFLGMLHMEVVQERLERHFELDLVTTAPTVVYRVKKTDGGWSDVDNPARLPGAGDIAEIHEPYVRATIMVPDNYLGGILALLTERRGEQKAMNYLEGRRVILEYDLPLAEVIFDFYDRLKSISKGYASFDYDPEGYRPGDLVKLDLRVNGEAVDALSIIVPREKAYYRGRELAGKMRGLIPRQMFEVVIQASIGNRVIAREVVRALRKNVLAKCYGGDVTRKRKLLEKQKEGKKRMKNVGKVQIPQDAFMAVLKVDN